TACAGTGcacagaaaaataaatttaatatcacGTGGGCCAAGGACCTACGTGTCAGATATTAAACTGATATGAACAGACATTTGATCTTAGCCAAAAGGCCGAGAAAGGTACGCTTTGCCCTTTCACTTCAGCTTCCTTTTATGATCCCAGCTTTCAAAAGTTCATTTCTTTTAAAGTCGATGTGGGATAGGTTCCTGTGCGCTACGCCTGTTTTTGGCCCcgcaaataatttttaaaagtagCCTTAActtatttgaaattatttatttttaaaaaataattaaaatatttttttataaaatcataccaaatttaatatcttttaagattaattttttatgattggataaataataaatcaattaaattaaattattttaaaattcttaattacaAATAggctttaaaatatattttattacagttgatttttttttttttttaaattaccgcAGCATAAAAGCTCCATATAAGGCAGAGAGATTATAAGCACATTTCGAGCAAGAATagcaaaatatttatttttttaaaaaatatttttcataaaataaaataaatggagtgtgaattattttttgaattctaGTTTAAGGTAagcaataatatttttaatttaattttttttaattctctcTATTAATCTACTACTAAAAAGTAGAGTAACTAattgagaaagaaaaataataaaataaattaaaaaacataaaatagttatttaagtttaatataaataaagaaaattaaaaaaaatctcaaatcaaTAATATgtgtataaaatttatttaaaaaaatacagataCATGTGGATAATGgaaatttaattttgagttCTGTactgagaattaaaatttttattgatcaGAAACAATCTAATCAATTTTAAAGTGTAAAAATTCGAATTCatatgtttaaaattaaaaaattcacaaaaattaaaaagttcacaaaattttaatttaatttaattttttatttattttgtagcttgaaatatattttcttttttaattttgaaaatgatATATAACTccctaaaaatttatttaaatttttaattataaaataaattaatattctgATATCCAGAAAATAGAATTTACGGTGTAATTGTAAGGTTAGTTGAAAAAGAAtgtgtttttccttttttattccttttcatttatttattagtgACGTCTAACGATTTCTTTACTACGTGCCATCTGTGCTTGTCGTCCGTACATACGGATGTGTCAGAGTTTTTCTTCACGCCATacggctatttaattttaatttttcacggCGTGCATGTAGAGAGAGCTACGAAGTGATTGAACTTACTGTCCTTCCTCATATCACATCATCTAGTTGGACTTATTCCTATTAGATCTAGGCTCACGAACAATCCGGCTTGCCCCGCGTATTTGGATCAGAGCTAAAATAATTGAACCGGTTGACCAAAAAATACTTCATGAGTTTTGAAACAGCGCTGTGGTCTTGAATTCAGCCTTATTTAAGGGTGATGAAACCCGGCCATCATAAATCATactaaatgaataaataaattaaaatttatgatcttagagataaggtagtccttatattttaattttgtcaaATTAAAAATCACTCTAtctataatttttaatcaattatctttaaaatggttaaaatatccttaaatttatagattttagccttaaatttataaatttttaatttaatagagttaaaatataaaaattatattattaaattttaaaattatatatatatattaattttgacatAACAATCTATcatgatttttcaaaaaaaaaccttaattttttaaaaaataattattagtaaaggGATAATTTCTCACTAATTGCTTTCTTCACTATAAATaatgttttaattaaaattaaaatattaattagtggTTTGAGAATTTATTCATTAACTGCTTTCATTCTAAATAAGaggaataaaattatcaaagagtaagaaacaatttttttaaaaaaatgaagtaattattttttattttggtatgtaatttttagaaaagatttaaattttattaatagaatttaattatttttattcaatacaaaaaaattatttatttgaaatcaatttaaatataatagaattcaattaaactcttttaattatacaaattaataataaatttaaattaatttagttattcatatgtttttaattaaatacaaatatttatttttataaataacaatcatttttatctttataatatttaaaatctaaattttacataattttttactattaaaaaatataaaattattttttataattcacaaaccaatataataaatttcttaatattaattataaatgtattaaatattgatagtcaatattaaattaaaataatttttgtaaagattaattattaattaaaaaaattaaaatttaaataaacaaaaaataaaagaaaaattaagaaaaaatgcTTTTAAaggctaattaaataattttgatgtaaatagctttaaataaaattatttattataaaattttaataattttgataagatCTATATTCAGTTCAAGATCATTTCGCTTGCATCAATTTTCacatgaatttaaaataattaaaattttaatttctgttgaatttttttaaaattaggcATTTTAAATAAGggataaataatttgattttttctatttaaaatgtgtttttccataaaaaatatgaaaaatattttttttaaaataatattttaaaataaatggagcgtaagaatttttttttaattctaatttcAGGGAGCgataatattttcaattttttaaaaaaattcctctctatgtaaaattttaattttttctaaaataaaaatttttaaatggaaaaaattgaaaattttcattccatatgagaaaattattaaacaataatcaaattaaattatttcaaaattttaaattttaaattgagagAAAATCAACCTAAAATGAATtggaaataaatgaaaaattaattaattttaattaaaattttccgcTTTGTTTGATTTTGGTGGATGGGTGAAAAAGATTTATATATGAAAGTGGAGATATCATGCAAGATTGTTTACCTAATACAAAAatccaataaaaataattatttttatttataaaaaaatttactaattagttattatattttgagAATAGACTCATAGCtatatttacaaaataattcattttttattgaCATATATTACCATGTGGATAATCCTAATTGGTAGGCTTAACTCTTTATTTGATCATCTTCAGAAATTGTTCAGTTTCATTTCTAAAACAACTCTATAATCAGTTAAGTTTCATGATGCTGGTTAAACATTATTTCCCAGCATCAAAAATCAGTTTGAGGATCCTAGAACTCTAACAGGTTTTTCAGACAGTAAGTACTCATCAGGAACCACCCCATGAGGAGAACGGAGAAAGAAAACAGCCCAATAAGAAAGGGCCAGCCAACCAAAACAATACCCAGGCAGATCACCACTGTGAAAGGAAAGAATGATCGGATTACCGACTTCCAGTCGATCCAGCGTCCCCTGAACAGTATTAGAGCAGCCACGGTTATCATGTTCCACTCAATTGATTCGTGATAACAGAGTCGATTCAGGCAGTTGGCGACAAATGAGTGAGAGTTGCAAGTGAAGAGATTGTAGGTTTTATGTTCGAAGTGCCGCATGCTTGAATGTAGAGCATCATCCCATGTAACTGCAGTTCCATATTTGGTGTGCGTATATCCATGCTTGCACGTGTGCCCGGCTAGGTTTGGGGGAAAGCAACACTGGATTAACAACTCAAATAACAGAACAAGTACGTCAATACAACAACAGAAGCATCGCTTTCATGAAGCAATGATTAAAGTAGCATACTAAACAAATTCGTGATTCCAATTGAGTTGACAAGTTTGGAAACAAGGTGGTTTCCCTACAAAAATCCATTCCAACGATGTTCAGTTCAGATCCGATATTGCTAATTATCAAAACAACATAGTATGCTAATTAATCAGTTTGGTTcgctttttataaataattaaattttggttttcaatttatttgataaaactaAACCAACCGAACCGAATGTTCACCCCTAGTGCTAAGTGTATATCTAATTCGTCTTTTAAGATTATTTTATAAGCCTAAATAAAATGTCCTTTGCATTACATGATGCTATAAGCATGAGCATTGACTCCATCAGTAGAACATAGTATTACCCTCTTAATAAATGATCCCTATAATAATAGCAAGAGATCCCTATAATAATAGCAGGAGATAGAATGTATGCATGCACAGGTGTGTCAGAACGGAGAAATTTTCTAATGCAATTGTTGTATGTACAACGGATGCATTATAGCCAttgattatggtggttccatgtTGGTCCCGTCATAATCAACTGTTAACACCCAACCGTTATACATACAACAGTTGAATAGGATATTTTTTAGTCAGAAAGAGATATCACAACAGGGTGACTGGCACTAAATATCTATACCTGATTTCTATCGAGTTGAAGTCGTCTAGCCACGGGACCAAAAGCAAAACCATCAACATTCAGAAAACCAGATCCTGCAAAGTCTAATATAGTTCCATCCTCCCTGCAAATGCCAACATGTCCAATGAATGGTGCCAACCATGAGACAATTGGGAGTGGAGCCCAAACTAGGCAGCATGGAAACTTGGCTTTATTTGGATCAATTTCATCCAGGGGCCACAATTCATGCAGAAGTCCTGATATAGAACTCATATGCTCAATGTGAGAAGCTCCCTCCATTGTGGAAAATCTTCAGCAGAGCAATGTATTTCAGAACCTTTCTATGGGGAAAcataaaacatctaaaactACACGTCGGACATAATTGACCTGTTACAATACAATCAAGTATATATATCAATTATCATATGTATCACCAAGATGACATGAAAGGTTAGTCCTgatttttcccctttttttccCGGCTggggttttttatttttgggtTGGGGGTGGGGGGGTGGGGGGGATTGTCTAGCAGTGGAGGTTGGGTCACCCGAAAGAGTCTCTAATGCTCTACATGAGATCAAGACTCCCAATACAAGCATTGCACATCATCATAGAAATAAATAGTAAAGTTCAGGATTATAATTCATTTTTCTAATACAGACCTTCAAGTCCATTACTTGCATCCATTTCAAGAACTCAAGCATTATGCGTATCTTATCAGTACCTTTCAAGTTCAGAATATAATTTCATAATATGTGCATAGTCAGTTGATCTCCTGATGTCTTAACTACTCAGGGAACTAATTAGTAACAACTATCAAACTAATTCTCATAAAGGTTTTGACTTCAAATCTTAGTGCTTCATTTGTAGTAAAATCATTATGAACATCTTGGACAATCCACTTATAAGACCTATAAGTAAGTAAAAATCTCACGTTTTTTTGTCAAGCAGTTTTCTGAGGGAAGACATGGGGGGAAGGATTTAAACTCAAGAGCTCCTACTTAACGAGATGCACATTTTAAGACTATTTACTAATAGATGAGGATTAAGGAATTATCATGAAAAGTTGGAAACAAACTTATCaatgaaaagaataaaagaataaatatataaatcaacAGTGATTGCCAGCAGAATTCTTCATGTGGTGGTTGTCTAGCATAATCAACAGGAAGCAGGGCTTCAGTTTTGAATCCCAAATCAAAAAAATATCTAGCTTAACCAACCCATTTAATTTATACCCATTTGTAATGCATTAATCCAGTTGGGAAAGTTGTTTAAAGTAATTAAACCTTGTTAATATGATGCCACTAGAAACTCAACATTCTTCCTAAGTTGCAATCAAAACTTAATAATGCAAAATCCCGCTCTCCAAACAAAGATTTCAAAGTTCGAGAAACCCAACATATACTCCCAATCCTATGCTTCGCTGTCTTTGTTTACAGGGAAAATAAATTGCCTGAAAAAGTTCCCCATTTGACACATTGCATCAAGAATTTCCAGCGCTTAATCATAATCCTCAACATCAGAAGAAAAATTATAGCTGTAACGAGTTCTTTTTATGAAAGATTGTAAGACTTGCCAGCCttcaaatttattgaaaaagaaaagcctAAGCGAAAATTGAGCTTCTCAAATGCACCAAAGGAGGTGGGATATATTCTAATGCTTTTTTAAAGATGATCTTCAGAAGCTTTGACGCATCAATTAGACAACTTCACTAAACTTCTACTGTTACCGGAAGAACCGACATAGACCCACAAGAGAGGAAAACAAACCGACAAAAGGGTCTTCAAATTTCACATATGAAAATCACTTGCCCAGTTTCAAGGCAATCTAACAGAACCCGGAAGACCTCCCCATTCAAAATGAAAATGGAAAAGACCAGAATCATTAAGTGATGCATGCATATGCAACAATAAGAAGACGATGAACAGAAGTGAAAAAAGTGAAACTGACCAGTTAAAAGAGGCGGCGAAGAGGGAAAATGAATGGGCTGGCTTGTAGAAAATCAGAAAGAAAACTTCAGAGAGGGTGAGAAAGGAGAAGGGAGAGCATATGAAACGTTTCTTTAGTTGTGGTAGTGGTTGAGAGTGTTGCTTAAGGACGCATTCATGGCGTTGAGAGAAGCGAAGAAAGCTTCAATGGAGGAAACCGAATAAAGGAAGGAGCGATAGACTGAAAAGGGAGAGATGCACGCATCATTTCTTAGTTTAGCTTCCCTCGTGGGCCCCGCCTTCCTCCTTACGCAGCTCTCTGCCTCTCTGGCCTTTCGCTTtatatattattactattattattaaaaattattttcacccatttattttaaaatttaaccgtttaatttttatttttttaataaaagaatatattatgaaattaataataaaaaatatttttgctaattgatttttctaaatattttaaatataaaaaattgtaaaaaaatatttttttttaaaaatattttcttgtgaAACAAAGGAAACCTAAAAGTAACCGTTGTTAAAATttgattcatttaaatttaaattttatattaataatagagtttatataaatttaaaaatttttattatatttcttcttaaataatttttaattaagttcttttataaaaatattacttaaataatttgaaaattttaatcgtaaattgtaaaaataaatgaaaaatatttttattttacattaattGATTCTTACAAAAGTTgttaaaaagaattatttataatattaataaatttagcaCTATTTCTTGAAATTAAAATCtaataatagataaaaaaaaattcaaattttatattgatcgtagagtttattattaaatattttaattatttacaaataagtatgtaaaattatagaaattgatCTTACATAATATacttatttacaaataaatctttatatttGACCAATTAATtctgaatattttaattattgacaAATAatctcaataattttacaaattaatccctacatattataattaacaaTTTATGAATAAGACTGCATATTTTGTAAACTGATCCTTataatttacaaattaatttgcTACATATTTTACAAATTAAGATTGTATATATTTTACAAAGTAATTGAtgcatattttaattatttacaaataatccccataattttataaattaatccttttatattataattatttataaataaaacctTATATTGAACACATATTCATACAATGCTAAGGGATcttcaaaaataattataatatccaagggattaatttataaaatataatagctattataaataactataatatttagggatagttttaaatatttataatatttaataattaatttataaaatatatgagttTATTCATAAAGACTATAATATTTaggaatcaatttataaaatgtaatattttatccataaataattaaaatatttaggaATAAACTTGTAGGATATAATgtcttatttttaaataattataacatttagggattaatttctaaaaatatagaggctttcataaataattataataatttataaaataaaagacatATCATAATAGttataatacttaaaaataatttataaaaagtatatggagttatttataaataattataatatttagggattaatttataaaattactgaaattattaaaaaaaataaaatattcaagatcaatctataaaatataaggtcttattcattaataattaaaatatataggaTCAATGTgtaaaattataaggattacTAGTAAATAACTATAATATTTAaggataatttataaaaatataaggatttatttatttataaaaaattttaaatatctcaaatatgaaatgtttttcataatgtataataaaaaattatcttgaATTGTAGGTGAGTGAAGGCCAAAATCATCCATTAACATTATTGCTAAAATACAAACAATGAACAACTTCATGGAGCTATCGAGGTAGAATTTTGACTTCAAATCATCTTTCACTGAAAACGATGTCGAATTTGAAACTTTGCAGAGAAAGATACAAATTGATCTTTGAAATCAACTCATATACAATAAATTATTAAgatattattcatttaaaaaaattaataaatttttataaaaatctaagatttcaactttaaattttataattaaaaaaattaaatgctttactctaaatatttttttaataataaattaatttttaaatttaatttttatctaaaacCGTTGATTATTAATtagagattttatatttttaatgatcaaAATATCcttttaaatgttaaatatttttttaataaaaaattatttttatttattattttaataataaaaaaattgagagatttTTTTGAAAATCAGTCAACTTAgtagattttattcattatttttcttatttgttattatagtaaataattttaatttttaaatataaaattaatattttgtaagtataaaaattaataattaataaatttaatttttcttaaaaattaatttttatattatgtaagtataaaaattaaagatttaaaaattaaagattaattttaattaaaaaattattttttatatttagaagTCTGTCTAAATTGGTTTCtataagtataaaattttttatatttaactgaaattaaaaattaatttttgtactTACATAATTGGAGTCtgtctaaattaatttttataagtataaaaatttttatatttatagaatattaattttatatttaaaataaaattatttataatgttaataaattaaaaaaataatggataaaaaactcaaattcagcaattttcaaaaattaaaataataatctctcaattttttattatcaaaataataaataaaaataatttttaattaaaaaataaaatattaatcattTAATTGTAGATTTGTGATTTTGAGAAAAGGACTTTTTGAAGCCTGCATGTTCTATTTGACATTGCTTCTAGTAGATCTAGTGAGATTGATACTCAATTGGCCGTTgagttcaaattaaaaaaattaattaaattaaattaatttaaaattttagtttaattttttatttattttaattcagtttaatttttaattttaaaaattttaattatttcaatttagtttgattttaataaaaaaaattaaaaaaattaaagtgaattaattagttataataatataagatcatattaaagttaaaatattttaattaaattttaaaatactaaaaataaaatataaaaaataaaaaatatattaaaaatttaaactgaacaaatcgaatcga
The genomic region above belongs to Manihot esculenta cultivar AM560-2 chromosome 3, M.esculenta_v8, whole genome shotgun sequence and contains:
- the LOC110610912 gene encoding protein REVERSION-TO-ETHYLENE SENSITIVITY1 isoform X2, producing MEGASHIEHMSSISGLLHELWPLDEIDPNKAKFPCCLVWAPLPIVSWLAPFIGHVGICREDGTILDFAGSGFLNVDGFAFGPVARRLQLDRNQCCFPPNLAGHTCKHGYTHTKYGTAVTWDDALHSSMRHFEHKTYNLFTCNSHSFVANCLNRLCYHESIEWNMITVAALILFRGRWIDWKSVIRSFFPFTVVICLGIVLVGWPFLIGLFSFSVLLMGWFLMSTYCLKNLLEF
- the LOC110610912 gene encoding protein REVERSION-TO-ETHYLENE SENSITIVITY1 isoform X1 yields the protein MEGASHIEHMSSISGLLHELWPLDEIDPNKAKFPCCLVWAPLPIVSWLAPFIGHVGICREDGTILDFAGSGFLNVDGFAFGPVARRLQLDRNQLLIQCCFPPNLAGHTCKHGYTHTKYGTAVTWDDALHSSMRHFEHKTYNLFTCNSHSFVANCLNRLCYHESIEWNMITVAALILFRGRWIDWKSVIRSFFPFTVVICLGIVLVGWPFLIGLFSFSVLLMGWFLMSTYCLKNLLEF